The proteins below are encoded in one region of Gadus macrocephalus chromosome 14, ASM3116895v1:
- the fadd gene encoding protein FADD gives MSGDPFKQKLLQVSNQLTETQLKDLTFLCGFIGKARLEKITQGYELFEVLIERKKIQHDDAVFLSDLLTQVGRSDLSDLFTTGNLGPTGGPNDPRDAEGVNINLAAEVIADHLGRNWRKLARKLGLSEVKIKNIERRGQQMDLEEVAMEVVREWRSTRRGEAKAEHLLVALRACEMNLTAEKVEERLREASEQ, from the exons ATGTCGGGGGACCCTTTCAAACAAAAACTCTTACAGGTGTCTAACCAGCTCACCGAGACTCAGCTGAAGGATTTGACTTTCCTCTGCGGGTTCATCGGGAAGGCCCGTCTGGAGAAGATTACCCAAGGATACGAACTATTTGAGGTCCTTATCGAACGGAAGAAAATCCAACACGACGACGCGGTGTTCCTGAGTGATCTCCTGACTCAAGTCGGTCGAAGCGACCTGTCGGACCTGTTCACTACTGGGAACCTTGGTCCTACTGGGGGTCCGAATGACCCTAGGGACGCAGAAGGAG TGAACATTAATTTGGCCGCGGAGGTGATCGCTGACCATCTAGGGAGAAACTGGCGCAAACTGGCCCGCAAGCTGGGCCTATCGGAGGTGAAGATCAAGAACATTGAGCGGAGGGGCCAGCAGAtggacctggaggaggtggcGATGGAGGTGGTCCGGGAGTGGAGGAGCACCCGGCGGGGGGAGGCCAAGGCGGAGCACCTCCTGGTCGCCCTCAGAGCATGTGAGATGAACCTCACCgcagagaaggtggaggagaggctACGGGAGGCTAGTGAGCAGTGA